One window from the genome of Cyclobacterium amurskyense encodes:
- a CDS encoding SusD/RagB family nutrient-binding outer membrane lipoprotein codes for MQIINLNIKRKSIASLLVLLMMSLACTSDFDAINTDPTLLTKEKIQPKTIFTNVLKSSIFESYNSGTIGEFSGYFANQASGNIFSNADYTSPFNYYRDYIINISEVMRLTANDPQKNDQNAMARIWKVWLYHWVTDAYGDIPYFEAAQGVENVINQPKYDTQEEIYTDMLKELKEAATQLGAQGDQLSFGNADILYQGNVENWKKFANSLRFRLAIRARFASPTLASENISDVINSPLIDENSENASLRTLPPSSSENTNNVNYIWTRELTATTPMFVGFPIMDVMIPTADPRLPVLASPALDGSGSFRGRPIQLLQEEKEPYGQEMVASVGPLLKEETYDIIVMNAAEVLFLKAEAAFAGITGEDPNQLYRMGIQASMEQYAIPETAIHDFLGGATGTLTGTQEEQFEKIVTQKYISTFFQHYQGWAEFRRTGYPRVWIGSDAGVTNGQVPRRLTYPNDEYLKNEANVKAAADRMGGNDLLTRVWWDAREGVPIRHPLQDVFPPN; via the coding sequence ATGCAAATAATAAATTTAAATATAAAGAGAAAAAGCATTGCATCTCTTTTGGTGCTGCTTATGATGAGCCTAGCTTGTACATCTGATTTTGACGCCATCAATACGGATCCAACATTGTTGACAAAGGAGAAGATTCAACCCAAGACCATTTTTACCAATGTATTGAAGAGCTCCATCTTTGAGTCCTATAACAGTGGGACAATTGGGGAGTTTTCAGGGTACTTTGCCAATCAGGCAAGTGGTAATATTTTCTCCAATGCGGATTACACCTCCCCTTTCAATTATTACAGGGATTATATCATCAACATCAGTGAAGTCATGCGCCTCACTGCTAACGATCCACAGAAAAATGACCAAAATGCAATGGCCAGGATCTGGAAAGTGTGGTTGTATCATTGGGTTACGGATGCCTATGGAGACATCCCTTACTTTGAAGCTGCACAGGGCGTAGAAAATGTTATTAACCAACCAAAGTACGATACCCAGGAAGAGATTTATACCGATATGCTCAAAGAGTTGAAAGAAGCAGCAACGCAATTGGGAGCCCAGGGAGATCAATTGTCTTTCGGTAATGCGGATATCCTGTATCAGGGAAATGTGGAAAATTGGAAGAAATTCGCCAATTCCCTACGTTTTAGACTTGCCATTAGAGCCCGCTTTGCAAGTCCAACACTGGCTTCCGAAAATATTTCTGATGTGATTAATAGTCCTTTAATTGATGAAAATTCAGAAAACGCCTCATTGCGTACCCTTCCACCAAGTTCATCAGAAAACACAAACAATGTCAATTATATCTGGACCAGAGAATTGACGGCCACTACTCCTATGTTTGTGGGATTTCCCATAATGGATGTAATGATTCCTACTGCCGATCCGAGATTGCCAGTATTGGCCAGTCCTGCACTTGACGGTTCCGGCTCTTTCCGAGGTAGACCTATACAATTGCTCCAGGAGGAAAAAGAACCTTATGGGCAGGAAATGGTGGCCAGTGTAGGCCCTTTATTAAAAGAGGAAACCTATGATATAATCGTGATGAATGCTGCCGAAGTGCTCTTCCTAAAAGCAGAAGCTGCCTTTGCAGGCATTACCGGAGAAGACCCCAACCAACTATACCGTATGGGTATACAGGCTTCTATGGAACAATATGCCATTCCTGAAACAGCTATACACGATTTTCTAGGTGGAGCAACAGGAACTCTGACGGGCACCCAGGAGGAGCAATTTGAAAAAATTGTTACCCAAAAGTACATTTCCACCTTTTTCCAGCACTATCAGGGATGGGCTGAATTTAGAAGAACAGGCTATCCAAGGGTATGGATTGGAAGTGATGCGGGAGTTACAAATGGTCAGGTACCGAGAAGGTTGACCTATCCAAATGATGAATACCTAAAAAATGAGGCGAATGTCAAAGCAGCAGCAGATAGAATGGGAGGCAATGACTTGTTGACCCGGGTTTGGTGGGATGCACGCGAAGGTGTACCGATCAGGCATCCCCTACAGGATGTTTTCCCTCCAAATTAA
- a CDS encoding DUF2200 domain-containing protein, with amino-acid sequence MKDTSHHDERIAKMTFATVYPHYLTKIERKGRTKEELHQVIEWLTGYDEKQQHALIESKVTFESFFQQATLNPNAHLIKGLICGYRVEEITNPLTQQVRWLDKLVDELGKGKKMEKILRGS; translated from the coding sequence ATGAAAGATACAAGTCACCACGATGAACGGATTGCCAAAATGACATTCGCCACGGTATACCCACATTACCTTACAAAAATAGAGCGGAAGGGTAGGACAAAAGAAGAATTGCATCAGGTAATTGAATGGTTAACGGGTTATGATGAGAAACAGCAGCATGCGCTCATTGAAAGCAAAGTTACTTTTGAATCATTTTTTCAGCAGGCCACATTAAACCCAAATGCTCATCTGATTAAAGGCCTTATATGTGGCTATCGCGTGGAGGAGATTACAAACCCATTGACGCAGCAAGTAAGGTGGCTGGACAAGCTGGTGGATGAATTGGGCAAAGGTAAAAAGATGGAAAAGATTTTACGGGGAAGCTGA
- a CDS encoding YdeI/OmpD-associated family protein, with protein MTKVVIEDFCPTNKEEWSDWLERHHIIKEAVWLIVYKKKSPTPNLTWSESVDEALRFGWIDSLKKPIDDEKYRQYFSKRKANSIWSKTNKDKIEALVEKGLMSEAGLRAVEIAKRNGSWSILDAAETLEVPSDLASKFNEFPGSRDFFNSLSKSGRKSLLQWIAMAKRVETREKRVLEIAESAGQKLKPKAFR; from the coding sequence ATGACCAAGGTAGTAATCGAGGATTTCTGTCCAACAAACAAAGAAGAATGGAGCGATTGGCTAGAACGCCATCATATAATAAAAGAGGCGGTATGGCTCATTGTTTATAAGAAAAAATCACCCACTCCAAACCTTACCTGGAGCGAATCTGTAGATGAAGCTTTGCGGTTTGGCTGGATAGATAGTCTGAAAAAGCCTATAGATGATGAAAAGTATAGACAATACTTCAGCAAAAGAAAGGCAAACAGTATCTGGTCTAAAACGAATAAAGACAAAATTGAAGCTTTAGTAGAAAAAGGCTTGATGTCGGAGGCAGGCTTAAGAGCCGTGGAAATTGCCAAAAGAAATGGCTCATGGTCAATCTTGGATGCTGCTGAAACCCTGGAAGTCCCTTCGGATTTAGCAAGCAAATTCAATGAATTCCCAGGATCAAGAGACTTCTTCAATAGTCTAAGTAAATCTGGCAGGAAAAGCTTACTACAATGGATTGCGATGGCTAAAAGAGTAGAAACCAGAGAAAAAAGAGTATTGGAGATTGCAGAAAGTGCAGGCCAAAAGCTAAAGCCAAAAGCATTTCGGTAG
- a CDS encoding class I SAM-dependent methyltransferase: protein MQRILVKKQNMTEFWEENFKDKQSMWGFSPADAVFDAIKLFQKHGLHKILIPGFGYGRNAKAFMDKGFYVTGIEISETAIAIAKKTYGSEVNVHHGSVSEMPFDNEVFDGIFCYALIHLLDEKERAKLIVDCYNQLRENGIMIFVAISTDDHAFGKGAMIDKNRFLTPHGVELFFYNLDAVKDEFGDFGLQDSEKIMEPSKSIKGKPGQIFWKIVCKKIANS from the coding sequence ATGCAAAGAATTTTGGTAAAAAAGCAAAACATGACGGAATTTTGGGAAGAAAACTTTAAAGACAAGCAATCCATGTGGGGATTCAGCCCGGCTGATGCTGTATTTGATGCCATTAAGTTGTTTCAAAAGCATGGTTTGCACAAAATCTTGATTCCCGGCTTTGGCTATGGGAGAAATGCGAAGGCTTTTATGGATAAAGGCTTTTATGTAACCGGAATAGAAATCTCAGAAACAGCAATTGCAATTGCTAAAAAGACTTATGGGAGCGAAGTCAATGTGCACCATGGCTCAGTAAGTGAAATGCCTTTTGACAATGAAGTTTTTGATGGGATCTTTTGCTATGCTTTGATTCATTTGCTTGATGAAAAGGAAAGGGCCAAACTAATTGTCGATTGTTACAATCAGCTTAGAGAAAATGGTATTATGATTTTTGTAGCCATTTCTACCGATGATCATGCTTTTGGGAAAGGGGCGATGATTGACAAGAACCGATTTTTGACACCTCATGGTGTTGAATTGTTTTTTTATAACTTAGACGCTGTAAAGGATGAATTTGGAGACTTTGGCTTACAAGATTCAGAGAAAATAATGGAACCTTCGAAAAGTATAAAAGGTAAGCCGGGGCAAATATTTTGGAAGATTGTATGCAAGAAAATCGCTAATAGTTAA
- the tnpA gene encoding IS200/IS605 family transposase, whose translation MANTFTQILIQYVFAVKNRESIIKESFRVPMEKYISGIISNKRHKMLAIYFMPDHCHILVGLNPSQSISDLARDIKSNTTKWVNEHRKMKFNWQEGYGAFSYGKSQLDAVVNYIYNQPEHHKRTSFREEYMTFLKEFEVSFEDQYLFDWLE comes from the coding sequence ATGGCGAATACCTTTACCCAAATTTTGATACAGTACGTTTTTGCTGTAAAAAACCGCGAATCAATAATTAAAGAGAGTTTCAGGGTTCCAATGGAAAAATACATTTCGGGGATAATATCTAACAAAAGACACAAAATGTTGGCCATTTATTTTATGCCTGACCATTGCCATATATTGGTAGGCTTAAACCCTTCACAGTCAATTTCAGATTTAGCTAGGGATATTAAATCAAATACCACAAAATGGGTTAATGAACATAGGAAAATGAAATTTAATTGGCAAGAAGGTTATGGTGCATTTAGCTATGGAAAAAGTCAGTTAGACGCGGTGGTGAATTATATTTATAATCAGCCAGAACATCATAAACGAACATCATTTAGAGAAGAGTATATGACATTTTTGAAAGAATTCGAAGTTTCTTTTGAAGATCAATACTTATTTGATTGGTTGGAATGA